A window of Verrucomicrobiia bacterium contains these coding sequences:
- the yidD gene encoding membrane protein insertion efficiency factor YidD: MNWAQHILVFGLRAYQRVLSPMLTRLVGPLGQCRYTPTCSQYAIEAIQSHGAIKGAALAAWRILRCGPWGRCGHDPVPPRKSKKQNFSVSPFNDALFPSGREIGKGHARR, encoded by the coding sequence GTGAATTGGGCTCAACACATTCTGGTTTTCGGCTTGCGCGCCTATCAACGCGTGCTCTCGCCGATGCTCACCCGTCTCGTCGGCCCGCTCGGCCAATGCCGCTACACCCCCACCTGTTCCCAATACGCCATCGAAGCCATCCAATCTCACGGCGCGATCAAGGGCGCTGCCCTCGCGGCTTGGCGGATTCTGCGCTGCGGTCCGTGGGGCCGTTGCGGACACGACCCCGTGCCGCCGCGCAAATCCAAAAAACAAAATTTTTCCGTTTCGCCCTTCAATGACGCGCTGTTTCCCTCCGGGCGCGAAATCGGCAAGGGCCACGCACGCCGTTAG